One stretch of Janibacter limosus DNA includes these proteins:
- the mfd gene encoding transcription-repair coupling factor, producing the protein MTSSLAPLMSAIAGLPGLADIPRHRASSDQVDIVAPTGLRAPTVALIGGDVPSDAPRLVITSTAREADDMAAALTELVGPDLVATFPSWETLPHERLSPRSDTVGRRLAVLRRLRHPDATGEGHGRPGYVIASVRAVLQPIAKGLADLEPVRLRVGDERALPEVTAALAAAAYVRTDLVERRGEFAVRGGILDVFPPTDESPVRVEFFGDTVDEIRCFKVADQRSSETAQELWAPPCREILLTDAVRERAATVAQELPGVADMLLKVAEGIAVEGMESLGPVLVDGMESILDVLPKGAGVVLLDPERVRARAHDLVSTSEEFLQASWANAAAGNAVPVDLEGVLGTASHWTLAQAREHALDLDLPWWTVTPFAVDDELAAIAADMDDRVDHDNVGLRVPAQEPPHFRGNTESAVAQLAEWSGAGWRVLVATDGAGLVARVAEVLGEADVATRTTGPDDQVELSDGVVTLVRASLGTGFVAEEQRLAVITEADLLGSSGTGATTRDMRRMPSRRRKQVDPLQLRPGDHVVHEQHGVGSFVEMIQRTVQGATREYLVIEYAPSRRGHPGDRLFVPTDQLDQVTRYVGGDAPPLNKMGGGDWHKTKSRAQRHVKQIAAELIRLYSARMATPGHAFGPDTPWQRELEDAFAHVETPDQLGTIDEVKADMEKTVPMDRLICGDVGYGKTEIAVRAAFKAIQDGKQVAVLVPTTLLVQQHLNTFSERYAGFPVTVKALSRFQTDKQAKDVLEGMASGAVDLVIGTHRILGNEVKFKDLGLVIIDEEQRFGVEHKEQLKAMRTNVDVLAMSATPIPRTLEMAVTGIREMSTLATPPEERHPVLTFVGGYEEKQVAAAIHRELMREGQVFFVHNNVSSIDRTAARIRELVPDARVEIAHGKMGEHRLEQVVLDFWELRFDVLVCTTIVETGLDISNANTLILDRADRFGLSQLHQLRGRVGRGRERAYAYFLYPPDKPLTETAHDRLQTIASNTDLGSGMQVAMKDLEIRGAGNLLGGEQSGHIAGVGFDLYVRMVGEAVADFKGEGETAPAEVKIELPVDAHLPHEYIPGERLRLEAYRKLASAETEADLDEVIEELTDRYGEPPEPVRNLVEVARLRIVVRSAGLTDVVAQGNNVRFAPAQLRESKQLRLSRLYPRSSYKEGTGTVLVPKPMTARIGGSPLRDTAVLSWATDLIRQVMLDDVIVDTGATAPRDTSRSR; encoded by the coding sequence ATGACTTCCTCACTCGCCCCGCTCATGAGCGCGATCGCCGGCCTGCCCGGACTCGCGGACATCCCCCGACACCGCGCCTCGAGCGATCAGGTGGACATCGTCGCCCCGACCGGGCTGCGAGCGCCGACCGTCGCCCTCATCGGCGGCGACGTCCCCTCTGACGCGCCGCGCCTGGTGATCACCTCGACCGCCCGCGAGGCCGACGACATGGCCGCCGCGCTCACGGAGCTCGTCGGGCCGGACCTCGTCGCGACCTTCCCCAGCTGGGAGACCCTGCCGCACGAGCGGCTGAGCCCCCGCAGCGACACGGTCGGTCGCCGGCTGGCCGTGCTGCGCCGGCTGCGTCACCCCGACGCCACGGGTGAGGGGCACGGGCGACCCGGCTATGTCATCGCCTCCGTCCGCGCGGTCCTCCAGCCGATCGCCAAGGGCCTGGCCGACCTCGAGCCGGTGCGCCTGCGGGTCGGGGACGAGCGGGCACTGCCCGAGGTCACCGCGGCACTCGCCGCCGCTGCCTATGTGCGCACCGACCTCGTCGAGCGGCGCGGTGAGTTCGCCGTGCGCGGCGGCATCCTCGACGTCTTCCCGCCCACCGACGAGTCCCCGGTCCGCGTCGAGTTCTTCGGCGACACCGTCGACGAGATCCGATGCTTCAAGGTGGCCGACCAGCGCAGCTCCGAGACGGCGCAGGAGCTGTGGGCGCCGCCGTGCCGCGAGATCCTCCTGACCGACGCGGTGCGCGAGCGGGCCGCGACCGTCGCGCAGGAGCTGCCCGGGGTCGCCGACATGCTGCTCAAGGTCGCCGAGGGCATCGCCGTCGAGGGCATGGAGTCCCTCGGCCCGGTCCTCGTCGACGGCATGGAGTCGATCCTCGACGTGCTGCCGAAGGGAGCGGGCGTCGTCCTCCTCGACCCGGAGCGGGTCCGCGCTCGCGCCCACGACCTCGTCTCGACGAGCGAGGAGTTCCTCCAGGCGAGCTGGGCCAATGCCGCGGCCGGCAATGCCGTCCCGGTCGACCTCGAGGGCGTCCTCGGGACCGCGTCCCACTGGACCCTGGCGCAGGCCCGCGAGCACGCGCTCGACCTCGACCTGCCGTGGTGGACGGTCACCCCCTTCGCCGTCGACGACGAGCTGGCCGCGATCGCGGCCGACATGGACGACCGCGTCGACCACGACAACGTCGGGCTGCGCGTGCCGGCGCAGGAGCCGCCGCACTTCCGGGGCAACACCGAGTCGGCCGTCGCCCAGCTCGCCGAGTGGAGCGGCGCGGGGTGGCGCGTGCTCGTGGCCACCGACGGCGCCGGCCTCGTCGCGCGCGTCGCCGAGGTCCTCGGCGAGGCCGACGTCGCCACCCGCACGACCGGACCCGACGACCAGGTGGAGCTCTCCGACGGGGTCGTGACGCTGGTGCGGGCCAGCCTCGGTACCGGCTTCGTCGCCGAGGAGCAGCGCCTGGCCGTCATCACGGAGGCCGACCTGCTCGGCTCCAGCGGCACGGGAGCCACGACGCGCGACATGCGACGGATGCCGTCGCGTCGCCGAAAGCAGGTCGACCCGCTCCAGCTGCGCCCGGGCGACCACGTCGTCCACGAGCAGCACGGTGTCGGGTCCTTCGTCGAGATGATCCAGCGGACCGTCCAGGGCGCGACCCGCGAGTACCTCGTCATCGAGTACGCGCCCTCGCGTCGCGGGCACCCCGGTGACCGGCTCTTCGTCCCGACCGACCAGCTCGACCAGGTCACCCGCTACGTCGGCGGGGACGCGCCGCCGCTCAACAAGATGGGCGGGGGCGACTGGCACAAGACCAAGTCGCGGGCCCAGCGGCACGTCAAGCAGATCGCTGCCGAGCTGATCCGTCTCTACAGCGCACGGATGGCGACGCCGGGGCATGCCTTCGGCCCCGACACGCCGTGGCAGCGCGAGCTCGAGGACGCCTTCGCCCACGTCGAGACGCCCGACCAGCTCGGCACGATCGACGAGGTCAAGGCCGACATGGAGAAGACGGTCCCGATGGACCGCCTCATCTGCGGCGACGTCGGCTACGGCAAGACCGAGATCGCCGTCCGGGCCGCCTTCAAGGCGATCCAGGACGGCAAGCAGGTGGCGGTCCTGGTGCCGACGACCCTGCTCGTCCAGCAGCACCTCAACACCTTCTCCGAGCGCTACGCCGGCTTCCCGGTCACGGTCAAGGCACTCAGCCGGTTCCAGACCGACAAGCAGGCCAAGGACGTGCTCGAGGGGATGGCCTCCGGTGCCGTCGACCTGGTCATCGGCACCCATCGGATCCTCGGCAACGAGGTGAAGTTCAAGGACCTCGGCCTGGTCATCATCGACGAGGAGCAGCGCTTCGGCGTCGAGCACAAGGAGCAGCTCAAGGCGATGCGCACCAATGTCGACGTGCTCGCCATGTCGGCCACGCCCATCCCGCGCACCCTGGAGATGGCCGTCACCGGTATCCGCGAGATGTCCACTCTCGCAACGCCTCCCGAGGAGCGGCACCCCGTGCTCACCTTCGTCGGTGGGTACGAGGAGAAGCAGGTCGCGGCCGCGATCCACCGCGAGCTGATGCGCGAGGGGCAGGTCTTCTTCGTCCACAACAACGTCAGCAGCATCGACCGGACCGCCGCCCGCATCCGAGAGCTCGTGCCGGACGCCCGGGTCGAGATCGCCCACGGCAAGATGGGCGAGCACCGGCTCGAGCAGGTCGTCCTCGACTTCTGGGAGCTCCGCTTCGACGTCCTGGTCTGCACGACGATCGTCGAGACCGGCCTGGACATCTCCAACGCCAACACGCTGATCCTCGACCGGGCCGACCGCTTCGGCCTGAGCCAGCTGCACCAGCTGCGCGGCCGGGTCGGCCGCGGCCGGGAGCGCGCCTACGCCTACTTCCTCTACCCGCCCGACAAGCCGCTCACCGAGACCGCCCACGACCGGCTCCAGACCATCGCGAGCAACACCGACCTCGGGTCCGGCATGCAGGTCGCGATGAAGGACCTCGAGATCCGCGGCGCCGGCAACCTCCTCGGTGGCGAGCAGTCCGGGCACATCGCCGGGGTCGGCTTCGACCTCTACGTGCGGATGGTCGGGGAGGCGGTGGCCGACTTCAAGGGCGAAGGGGAGACCGCGCCCGCCGAGGTCAAGATCGAGCTGCCCGTGGACGCACACCTGCCGCACGAGTACATCCCGGGGGAGCGGCTGCGACTCGAGGCCTACCGGAAGCTGGCGTCGGCGGAGACCGAGGCGGACCTGGACGAGGTCATCGAGGAGCTCACCGACCGCTACGGCGAGCCGCCGGAGCCTGTGCGCAACCTCGTCGAGGTCGCGCGCCTGCGCATCGTCGTGCGCTCTGCCGGCCTGACCGACGTGGTCGCACAGGGCAACAACGTGCGCTTCGCCCCGGCCCAGCTGCGCGAGAGCAAGCAGCTGCGGCTGTCGCGGCTCTACCCCAGGTCGAGCTACAAGGAGGGCACCGGCACGGTGCTCGTCCCCAAGCCCATGACGGCGCGCATCGGGGGCTCGCCCCTGCGGGACACGGCGGTGCTCTCGTGGGCCACTGACCTGATCCGTCAGGTCATGCTCGATGATGTCATCGTGGACACAGGGGCGACGGCGCCCCGAGACACCTCGCGCTCGCGCTGA
- a CDS encoding MazG nucleotide pyrophosphohydrolase domain-containing protein, producing MLAADGGDALPLALVDDGVGVEVIASTTARERARELVAAARGSVVLWAGSPDGDPGLSDAIAAEISRLEDAPEVEVLVGSWDVEGGRLLDAVAVMDRLRSPGGCAWVAAQDHASLAPFVMEEAHEVTEALEAVIADPDDVRLRADLTDELGDLLFQVLFHARVAADHVGAPFTVDDVAAALVDKLVRRNPHVFADAQAETLEEIEAQWQAIKLQEKAARADDR from the coding sequence GTGCTGGCCGCTGACGGCGGCGACGCCCTCCCGCTCGCGCTCGTCGACGACGGCGTGGGCGTCGAGGTCATCGCGTCGACCACCGCACGGGAGCGGGCGCGTGAGCTCGTGGCCGCCGCGCGCGGGAGCGTCGTGCTCTGGGCGGGCTCACCCGACGGCGACCCCGGGCTCAGCGACGCGATCGCGGCCGAGATCTCCCGCCTCGAGGACGCGCCGGAGGTCGAGGTGCTCGTCGGCTCCTGGGACGTCGAGGGTGGTCGGCTGCTGGACGCCGTCGCCGTGATGGACCGGCTGCGCTCACCGGGCGGGTGCGCCTGGGTCGCGGCGCAGGACCACGCGAGCCTGGCCCCCTTCGTCATGGAGGAGGCGCACGAGGTGACCGAGGCGCTCGAGGCCGTCATCGCCGACCCCGACGACGTCCGGCTGCGCGCAGACCTGACCGACGAGCTCGGCGACCTGCTCTTCCAGGTGCTCTTCCACGCCCGGGTCGCCGCCGACCACGTCGGGGCTCCCTTCACCGTCGACGACGTCGCCGCGGCGCTCGTCGACAAGCTGGTGCGCCGCAACCCCCACGTCTTCGCCGACGCGCAGGCCGAGACCCTCGAGGAGATCGAGGCGCAGTGGCAGGCGATCAAGCTGCAGGAAAAGGCCGCGCGCGCCGACGACCGCTGA
- a CDS encoding IS1380 family transposase: MQSSHNLTAVFDDPNLVSCAGLAPTMALAQRAGLARLVTKHLTLEGDGSANAHLKIPALVAGMVAGADSIDDMDLLRHGGMDRLFTGVRAPSTLGTFLRTFTFGHVRQLDAIASRFLTGLTKQSPVLPGAHRIAYLDVDDTIKATHGYAKQGVGYGYNHVKGVNALIATLSTPLAAPVIVGTRLRKGNTNSARGAGKFVADALATSRAAGATGELIVRADSAYYGHDVAAAAHRSGARFSVTARMNTAVTAAISTISEESWVPIRYPNAIWDEDEQRLVSDAEVAEIPFTAFTSRRKSEHITARLIVRRVKRLNPTSVPAGQGELFPTYRHHGVFTDTPLPMLDAEVAHRAHAIIEQVHADLRSGPLAHAPSGSFAANSAWLVLAAIAFNLTRAAGALASLFHAKATTATIRDQLISVPARLARSARRLRLHLPEGWPWQYAWEVLFAATCAPPGTARN; the protein is encoded by the coding sequence ATGCAATCCTCTCACAACCTCACCGCCGTTTTCGATGACCCGAACCTGGTCTCCTGCGCCGGGCTGGCCCCGACCATGGCGCTGGCCCAGCGCGCCGGCCTGGCCCGGCTGGTCACCAAGCACCTGACACTCGAGGGGGACGGCAGCGCCAACGCGCACCTGAAGATCCCCGCCCTGGTCGCGGGGATGGTCGCCGGCGCGGACTCCATCGATGACATGGACCTGCTGCGCCACGGCGGGATGGACCGCCTGTTCACCGGGGTACGCGCTCCCTCCACGCTGGGCACGTTCTTGCGCACCTTCACCTTCGGGCACGTGCGGCAGCTGGACGCGATCGCCTCCCGGTTCCTGACCGGCCTGACCAAACAGTCTCCGGTCCTGCCCGGCGCGCACCGAATCGCCTACCTGGACGTCGACGACACGATCAAGGCCACCCACGGCTACGCCAAGCAAGGCGTCGGCTACGGCTACAACCACGTCAAGGGCGTCAACGCGTTGATCGCCACCCTGTCCACCCCGCTGGCCGCGCCGGTCATCGTGGGCACCCGACTGCGCAAGGGCAACACCAACTCCGCCCGCGGCGCGGGCAAGTTCGTCGCCGACGCACTGGCCACCAGCCGCGCCGCCGGCGCGACCGGCGAGCTGATCGTGCGCGCCGACTCCGCCTATTACGGCCACGACGTGGCCGCCGCCGCCCACCGGTCCGGTGCCAGGTTCTCCGTCACCGCCCGGATGAACACAGCTGTCACAGCGGCGATCTCGACCATCAGCGAGGAATCGTGGGTCCCGATCCGCTACCCCAACGCGATCTGGGACGAGGACGAACAGCGTCTGGTTTCTGACGCCGAGGTCGCCGAGATTCCCTTCACCGCGTTCACCTCCCGCCGCAAGAGTGAGCACATCACCGCCCGGCTGATCGTGCGCCGCGTCAAGCGCCTCAACCCCACCAGCGTGCCCGCCGGGCAAGGCGAGCTGTTCCCCACCTACCGCCACCACGGCGTGTTCACCGACACCCCGCTGCCCATGCTCGACGCGGAGGTCGCGCACCGCGCCCACGCCATCATCGAGCAGGTCCACGCCGACCTGCGCTCCGGTCCCCTGGCCCACGCACCCTCTGGCTCGTTCGCGGCGAACAGTGCCTGGCTGGTGCTGGCCGCGATCGCGTTCAACCTCACCCGCGCCGCCGGGGCCCTGGCCTCCCTCTTCCACGCCAAGGCCACCACCGCCACCATCCGCGACCAACTGATCAGCGTCCCGGCCCGGCTGGCCCGCTCCGCCCGCCGCCTGCGCCTGCATCTGCCCGAGGGCTGGCCCTGGCAGTACGCCTGGGAAGTCCTGTTCGCCGCCACCTGCGCACCACCAGGCACCGCGAGGAACTGA
- a CDS encoding SurA N-terminal domain-containing protein, with protein MLGRHPIGRPARAAALAAVAALALSACGGSDGAPAEGSDAVAAAVAGQDITVGDVQRTTRELRTFLEAQAASSGQQPQQLEASSVVTLLVQAPAVLDFAEEQDMPVPSAASVRQSVAKVLPAPSEETVDFLRANALSSQLDDKTRKQLLAHLDKQTVTISPRYAAATGQTPDWLEQPVEQQQAPVEAP; from the coding sequence GTGCTCGGTCGACACCCCATCGGTCGCCCCGCTCGAGCGGCCGCCCTCGCGGCCGTGGCCGCCCTCGCCCTGAGCGCCTGCGGCGGCTCCGACGGTGCGCCCGCCGAGGGCAGCGACGCGGTCGCCGCCGCCGTCGCGGGTCAGGACATCACCGTCGGCGACGTGCAGCGCACGACACGTGAGCTGCGCACCTTCCTCGAGGCGCAGGCCGCCAGCTCGGGGCAGCAGCCGCAGCAGCTGGAAGCGAGCAGCGTCGTCACCCTGCTCGTGCAGGCGCCCGCCGTCCTGGACTTCGCCGAGGAGCAGGACATGCCGGTCCCGTCCGCAGCGTCGGTGCGCCAGAGCGTGGCCAAGGTCCTGCCGGCGCCCTCCGAGGAGACCGTCGACTTCCTGCGGGCCAACGCGCTCAGCAGCCAGCTCGACGACAAGACGCGCAAGCAGCTCCTCGCCCACCTGGACAAGCAGACGGTCACGATCAGCCCGCGGTACGCGGCCGCGACCGGCCAGACCCCCGACTGGCTCGAGCAGCCGGTCGAGCAGCAGCAGGCACCCGTGGAGGCGCCCTGA
- a CDS encoding TPM domain-containing protein: MTGTSRTHRAASLLAALVAVFAVLWAAAPATALPADAPFSVSGDITDRAGVLGDTSVLQSEIDGLRTDADLQLFVVYVDSFDGQSGAEWTQQTFETSGMGGNDVLLAVAVQDRSYGMWTTADSGLGRADVTRVQSRDVEPALGDDDWAGAVSAAVTGLQRQVDDPASDSSNDGSSGGSSGGGIFSFFSPFSLFFIAVFILPIIGRVIRSITRRQTSAQTPPPIDQPAPVMSSKSTDQLRQEVATALVDLDNAIRSSTQELSFAQAQFGEQATLQFTAALEEARGRAADAFRIQQELDIARGAGRLDEPEERARLAQVLDLTSAADAELDAQEAEFTQLRDLEANVPQFLASLRTRISEVESRIPVATQELAGLSATHPRESLTTLNDHMQQAPRLIESARGFVTTGEQHVDAGDRPSAVSAARAAEDALGQADARLEMVISARAVLDDATASLDTALASISSDLVDAKRLQANDQMTVSAVGEAQKAVEVGTRARSGGDVLGALAGLERAEHYLDTALERYRKDADRTAQRTEKFDRRYENVRTRIVTVERQIDTVRGMVGTQPRTQIREASRLLAAAHSERTQDLDKASEHLTQAEVLVERVVASINSGSDDFHGFGGGIGGGRNNGIDIGSLVLGGILSGGFGGRGGGWGGSSGGFGGGGGGFGGGGGGGGGFGGGGRF; encoded by the coding sequence GTGACAGGGACCAGTCGGACGCACCGGGCAGCGAGCCTGCTCGCAGCCCTCGTAGCGGTCTTCGCCGTCCTGTGGGCGGCCGCCCCCGCCACGGCGCTCCCGGCCGACGCCCCCTTCAGCGTCTCCGGTGACATCACCGACCGCGCGGGCGTCCTCGGGGACACCAGCGTGCTCCAGTCCGAGATCGACGGTCTGCGCACGGACGCCGACCTGCAGCTCTTCGTCGTCTACGTCGACTCCTTCGACGGGCAGTCGGGGGCCGAGTGGACCCAGCAGACCTTCGAGACGTCCGGCATGGGTGGCAACGACGTGCTGCTCGCGGTGGCGGTCCAGGACCGCTCCTATGGCATGTGGACCACGGCCGACTCCGGGCTCGGCAGGGCCGACGTGACGAGGGTCCAGTCCCGCGACGTCGAGCCGGCACTCGGCGACGACGACTGGGCCGGCGCGGTCTCGGCCGCCGTCACCGGCCTGCAGCGGCAGGTCGACGACCCCGCCAGCGACAGCAGCAACGACGGCAGCAGCGGTGGCAGCAGCGGTGGCGGGATCTTCTCCTTCTTCTCCCCCTTCTCGCTCTTCTTCATCGCGGTCTTCATCCTCCCGATCATCGGCCGGGTCATCAGGTCCATCACCCGTCGACAGACGTCCGCCCAGACGCCGCCCCCGATCGACCAGCCGGCTCCCGTCATGTCGAGCAAGAGCACCGACCAGCTGCGCCAGGAGGTCGCGACCGCCCTCGTCGACCTCGACAACGCGATCCGCTCCTCGACGCAGGAGCTCTCCTTCGCCCAGGCACAGTTCGGCGAGCAGGCCACCCTGCAGTTCACGGCCGCGCTCGAGGAGGCTCGCGGTCGCGCCGCCGACGCCTTCCGGATCCAGCAGGAGCTCGACATCGCCCGCGGCGCCGGCCGGCTCGACGAGCCCGAGGAGCGGGCCCGGCTCGCCCAGGTCCTCGACCTGACCAGCGCCGCCGACGCCGAGCTGGACGCCCAGGAGGCGGAGTTCACCCAGCTGCGCGACCTCGAGGCCAATGTCCCCCAGTTCCTCGCGTCCTTGCGCACCCGCATCTCCGAGGTCGAGTCGCGCATCCCCGTCGCCACGCAGGAGCTGGCCGGCCTGTCTGCGACCCACCCCCGCGAGTCCCTGACGACCCTCAACGACCACATGCAGCAGGCACCCCGCCTCATCGAGTCGGCACGCGGCTTCGTCACCACCGGTGAGCAGCACGTCGACGCCGGGGACCGCCCTTCGGCAGTGTCCGCCGCACGGGCCGCCGAGGACGCCCTGGGCCAGGCCGACGCCCGGCTCGAGATGGTCATCTCCGCCCGAGCGGTGCTCGACGACGCCACCGCCTCGCTCGACACCGCCTTGGCCTCCATCTCCTCCGACCTCGTCGACGCCAAGCGCCTGCAGGCCAACGACCAGATGACCGTCTCCGCGGTCGGCGAGGCGCAGAAGGCGGTCGAGGTGGGCACCCGGGCCCGCTCCGGCGGCGACGTGCTCGGCGCGCTCGCCGGGCTCGAGCGCGCGGAGCACTACCTCGACACCGCCCTGGAGCGGTACCGCAAGGACGCGGACCGGACCGCTCAGCGGACCGAGAAGTTCGACCGCCGGTACGAAAACGTGCGCACGCGCATCGTCACGGTCGAGCGCCAGATCGACACCGTCCGCGGGATGGTCGGGACGCAGCCACGCACCCAGATCCGCGAGGCCTCGCGCCTGCTGGCTGCCGCGCACAGCGAGCGCACCCAGGACCTCGACAAGGCGTCGGAGCACCTCACCCAGGCCGAGGTGCTCGTCGAGCGGGTCGTCGCCTCCATCAACTCCGGCTCCGACGACTTCCACGGCTTCGGCGGTGGCATCGGTGGCGGTCGCAACAACGGCATCGACATCGGCTCCCTCGTCCTCGGCGGCATCCTCTCCGGCGGCTTCGGCGGTCGGGGTGGCGGCTGGGGCGGCTCCTCTGGCGGCTTCGGCGGCGGGGGTGGCGGCTTCGGCGGCGGTGGAGGTGGCGGAGGCGGCTTCGGTGGGGGTGGCCGCTTCTGA
- a CDS encoding GNAT family N-acetyltransferase, with translation MDPRISFVTLVVDDLDAARRFYVAGLGWPVALEVPGEVVMIRVGEQQVLSLWTTDGFEGEVGPVRRGAGIVPITLAHNVATSREVDEILALASAAGSSDVGEAQPRDWGGYTGYFADPAGFRWEIAVNPGPIGESVLPPDSRAEVVRNDLDQPVGPDLPAWTPPPRPELEAITGAYCSLEPLATGHTDELFVELGAIDPSLWTYLGEDPITEAAPFARYVAGRLTDDSVEVVIRDADGVACGLVALMRIDHAHGGVEIGNVLLGPRLRRTTAATEAMALLARHVFDLGYRRYEWKCDALNAPSRRAAERLGFAYEGTFRRHRVTKGRSRDTAWFAMTDDDWPRIRAAHDAWLAEGNFVDGVQQRRLADLLAVG, from the coding sequence ATGGACCCCCGGATCAGCTTCGTCACCCTCGTCGTGGACGACCTCGACGCCGCGCGCCGCTTCTACGTGGCCGGGCTGGGGTGGCCGGTGGCGCTCGAGGTGCCCGGTGAGGTCGTGATGATCCGGGTGGGGGAGCAGCAGGTCCTCAGCCTGTGGACGACCGACGGCTTCGAAGGGGAGGTCGGTCCAGTCCGACGCGGGGCCGGGATCGTGCCGATCACGTTGGCGCACAACGTCGCCACGTCGCGAGAGGTGGACGAGATCCTCGCCCTGGCGAGTGCGGCGGGCTCCTCGGACGTGGGTGAGGCGCAGCCGCGTGACTGGGGTGGGTACACCGGCTACTTCGCCGACCCGGCCGGGTTCCGCTGGGAGATCGCGGTCAACCCCGGGCCCATCGGGGAGTCCGTCCTGCCGCCGGACTCGCGGGCGGAGGTCGTCCGCAACGACCTCGACCAGCCCGTGGGCCCCGACCTGCCCGCCTGGACCCCGCCGCCCCGACCCGAGCTCGAGGCGATCACCGGCGCGTACTGCTCCCTCGAGCCCCTGGCCACCGGCCACACCGACGAGCTCTTCGTCGAGCTGGGCGCCATCGACCCCTCCCTCTGGACCTATCTGGGGGAGGACCCGATCACCGAGGCGGCCCCCTTCGCCCGGTACGTCGCCGGGAGGCTGACCGATGACTCGGTCGAGGTCGTCATCCGCGACGCCGATGGCGTGGCGTGCGGGCTGGTGGCCCTCATGCGGATCGACCACGCCCACGGCGGCGTCGAGATCGGCAACGTCCTGCTCGGCCCCCGCCTCCGGCGCACCACCGCCGCGACCGAGGCGATGGCGCTGCTCGCGCGGCACGTCTTCGACCTCGGCTACCGCCGCTACGAGTGGAAGTGCGACGCGCTCAACGCGCCCTCCCGACGCGCGGCCGAGCGGCTCGGGTTCGCCTACGAGGGCACCTTCCGCCGGCACCGCGTGACGAAGGGGAGGTCCCGCGACACCGCGTGGTTCGCGATGACCGACGACGACTGGCCGCGCATCCGGGCCGCGCACGACGCGTGGTTGGCGGAGGGCAACTTCGTCGACGGGGTCCAGCAGCGCCGCCTGGCCGACCTGCTCGCGGTGGGCTGA
- the eno gene encoding phosphopyruvate hydratase — translation MASIEAVGAREILDSRGNPTVEVEVALDDGTIARAAVPSGASTGAFEAVERRDGDKDRYLGKGVEDAVRAVEDDLTPRLVGFDASEQRLIDGEMLAIDGTDNKSEIGANAILGVSLAVAKAAAESAGLPLFRYIGGPNAHILPVPMMNILNGGSHADSNVDIQEFMIAPIGAPSFREALRWGTEVYHSLKAVLKDKGLSTGLGDEGGFAPDLGSNREALDLILDAITKAGYEPGTQIALALDVAASELHEDGRYTFEGKQISASELVDYYAELVDAYPLVSIEDPLDEEDWQGWQTMTERLGDKVQIVGDDLFVTNPERLARGIRDKAGNALLVKVNQIGSLTEALDAVALATRSGFASMMSHRSGETEDVTIADLAVATNCGQIKTGAPARSERVAKYNQLLRIEEELDDAAIYAGAGAFPRFKG, via the coding sequence GTGGCCAGCATCGAAGCAGTAGGCGCGCGCGAGATCCTCGACTCGCGCGGCAACCCGACCGTCGAGGTCGAGGTCGCCCTCGACGACGGCACCATCGCTCGTGCGGCGGTCCCGAGCGGCGCGTCCACGGGGGCCTTCGAGGCGGTCGAGCGTCGCGACGGCGACAAGGACCGGTACCTCGGCAAGGGTGTCGAGGACGCGGTCCGCGCGGTCGAGGACGACCTCACCCCGCGCCTCGTGGGCTTCGACGCCAGCGAGCAGCGCCTCATCGACGGTGAGATGCTCGCCATCGACGGCACGGACAACAAGAGCGAGATCGGCGCCAACGCGATCCTCGGCGTCTCGCTCGCGGTGGCCAAGGCCGCTGCCGAGTCCGCCGGGCTGCCGCTCTTCCGCTACATCGGCGGACCCAACGCGCACATCCTGCCGGTCCCGATGATGAACATCCTCAACGGCGGCTCGCACGCGGACTCCAATGTCGACATCCAGGAGTTCATGATCGCCCCGATCGGCGCGCCCTCCTTCCGCGAGGCGCTGCGCTGGGGCACCGAGGTCTACCACTCGCTCAAGGCGGTCCTCAAGGACAAGGGCCTGTCGACTGGTCTCGGTGACGAGGGTGGCTTCGCGCCCGACCTCGGCAGCAACCGTGAGGCGCTCGACCTGATCCTCGACGCGATCACCAAGGCCGGCTACGAGCCCGGCACGCAGATCGCGCTGGCGCTCGACGTCGCCGCGAGCGAGCTGCACGAGGACGGTCGCTACACCTTCGAGGGCAAGCAGATCAGCGCCTCCGAGCTCGTCGACTACTACGCCGAGCTCGTCGACGCCTACCCGCTCGTCTCGATCGAGGACCCGCTCGACGAGGAGGACTGGCAGGGGTGGCAGACGATGACCGAGCGCCTCGGCGACAAGGTCCAGATCGTCGGCGACGACCTCTTCGTCACCAACCCCGAGCGGCTGGCCCGCGGCATCCGCGACAAGGCCGGCAACGCCCTGCTGGTCAAGGTCAACCAGATCGGCTCGCTCACCGAGGCGCTCGACGCCGTCGCGCTCGCGACCCGCAGCGGCTTCGCGTCGATGATGAGCCACCGCTCCGGTGAGACCGAGGACGTGACGATCGCCGACCTGGCCGTCGCCACCAACTGCGGTCAGATCAAGACCGGCGCCCCGGCCCGGTCCGAGCGCGTCGCCAAGTACAACCAGCTCCTGCGCATCGAGGAGGAGCTCGACGACGCCGCGATCTACGCCGGCGCGGGCGCCTTCCCGCGCTTCAAGGGCTGA